A stretch of Allostreptomyces psammosilenae DNA encodes these proteins:
- a CDS encoding terminase large subunit, with protein sequence MTETYSTEATLPVPIDALVELGLTAEQIEESRNSRPLVVAFQADQQPGAYFSVEAARRAIKAIESFKHTKGRWGASPLRLAPWQIVWVIAPIFGWLYYDPEADRDVRVIRAAWVEVPRKNGKSTLSSGIGLTLLLADREVGAEVYAAAGSLPQAERVFDDAKRMALTSHAVRGRAEVLRGVIRVPRTGGVFRALSKVAETAHGLNVSGAIIDEVHVHQKRDLVDAIETGTGARDQPLVVFITTADEGEEGSIYDEKHTYTRRIAENVVSDPGHYGVIWAAEEGDDPFDEATWRKANPGLGTSPSLAYMRREAAKAKASPSYFPTFCRLSLNRRMRASTRWLPMPLWDANAGMVDDKRFRHRRAWGGVDLSAVSDLSAWVLAVESRQPGVELELVSRFWLPEERVDELENQLQVPLRQWAREGFLTLTEGDAIDYDTIEKQIIADCRRLDVQRISYDRMFAGQLVQRVDSKTRGVDLVPVAQTYLGMGPGSKELERLLREGLIRHGGHPILRWNASCVEIYADGNDNIRPVKPDRNKSSARIDGIAASVMALDGYLRRPIRKARAVSA encoded by the coding sequence ATGACGGAGACGTATTCGACTGAGGCGACCCTTCCAGTGCCCATCGATGCACTTGTTGAGCTAGGGCTTACGGCCGAGCAGATCGAAGAGTCTCGGAATAGTCGTCCGCTGGTCGTTGCCTTCCAAGCTGACCAGCAGCCGGGGGCGTACTTCTCTGTAGAAGCCGCTCGGCGCGCGATCAAAGCTATCGAGTCTTTCAAGCACACTAAGGGTCGGTGGGGTGCAAGCCCTCTGAGGCTAGCTCCATGGCAGATCGTTTGGGTTATCGCCCCTATCTTTGGGTGGCTGTACTACGACCCAGAGGCGGACCGCGACGTTCGCGTGATTCGTGCCGCTTGGGTTGAGGTCCCGCGTAAGAACGGGAAGTCAACTCTGTCGTCCGGCATTGGTCTCACGCTCCTGCTTGCGGACCGAGAAGTCGGTGCAGAGGTTTACGCAGCCGCCGGATCTCTGCCACAGGCGGAGCGGGTCTTCGACGACGCAAAGCGAATGGCGCTGACAAGCCACGCCGTTCGCGGGCGTGCTGAAGTGCTCAGAGGCGTCATTCGAGTACCGCGCACAGGCGGAGTCTTCCGGGCCCTCTCCAAGGTCGCTGAAACAGCGCACGGCCTGAACGTCTCTGGCGCCATCATTGACGAGGTGCACGTCCATCAGAAGCGGGATCTTGTCGACGCTATCGAGACCGGCACGGGCGCGCGCGATCAGCCGCTTGTGGTCTTCATCACGACTGCCGATGAGGGCGAAGAAGGATCGATCTACGACGAAAAGCATACGTACACTCGGCGTATTGCAGAGAATGTCGTGTCGGACCCCGGGCACTACGGTGTCATTTGGGCTGCCGAAGAGGGCGACGATCCTTTTGACGAAGCCACGTGGCGCAAGGCTAACCCCGGGCTAGGTACGTCTCCATCGCTTGCCTATATGCGCCGAGAAGCCGCTAAGGCTAAGGCTTCCCCTTCGTACTTCCCGACCTTTTGCCGACTGTCGCTCAATCGCCGAATGCGTGCGTCTACCCGCTGGCTGCCTATGCCACTGTGGGACGCCAACGCTGGCATGGTGGACGACAAGCGATTCCGGCACAGGCGTGCATGGGGTGGCGTTGACCTGTCCGCTGTATCGGACTTGTCGGCTTGGGTACTGGCCGTTGAATCAAGGCAGCCCGGAGTTGAGCTTGAGCTTGTCTCGCGGTTCTGGCTACCGGAAGAGCGGGTCGATGAGCTGGAGAACCAGCTTCAAGTGCCGCTACGGCAGTGGGCGCGCGAAGGCTTCCTGACTCTCACTGAGGGTGATGCCATTGATTACGACACCATCGAAAAGCAAATTATCGCCGACTGTCGGCGTCTGGACGTTCAGCGCATTTCGTACGACCGGATGTTCGCTGGGCAGCTTGTACAGCGCGTAGACAGTAAGACCCGAGGCGTGGATTTGGTGCCAGTGGCACAAACCTACTTGGGCATGGGACCGGGGTCCAAGGAACTGGAGCGCCTTCTACGAGAAGGGCTCATCAGGCATGGCGGCCATCCGATCCTTCGATGGAACGCATCGTGTGTGGAGATCTATGCCGATGGCAACGACAACATACGTCCAGTGAAGCCGGACAGGAACAAGTCGTCTGCACGAATTGACGGAATTGCAGCATCAGTCATGGCGCTAGATGGCTACTTGCGGCGACCGATTCGAAAGGCGCGCGCGGTAAGCGCCTGA
- a CDS encoding phage portal protein, producing the protein MAESPMDTLGRLYSKLKRRHQLTRVWSDYYDGKQPLKFTSPEFATQTGGIFDGFADNWCQVIPDVTVERLMPMAFRLEDGTLDKAAWRSWRRNECDVEISLALLEALITGRSYALVWKPDGVQTEITFHDASRAVVEYVPGKRRVRAAGLVIWVENDRERATLFLPDRVYWFSRDIGRAGMPAHPSDWTFVSSGAAWMLEREMSNPLRSVPLVALENRSRLNGKPKSEIASVVPLQDAMNALWAHLLTGSDEIALPARAVLGMLRPTREILDANGEVVGEEDLPIGKFRSNRLLWLESPDARIAEFSAADLTNYTAVIEVVVRHVAAQTRTPPSYLTGQMVNISADALIASEAGLVSKVEEGQRFFGAGIREVMRLDALADGDTGRAEALALGSVVWRDAQFRSEAQYADALTKYKAIGVPDEALWERIPGVQPDEIERWLRMRDDQAAAIVGGNVAGLFGPAPVEAPDPDTD; encoded by the coding sequence ATGGCAGAGTCCCCAATGGACACGCTCGGGCGGCTGTACTCGAAGCTCAAGCGACGGCACCAGCTCACCCGCGTGTGGTCGGACTACTACGACGGTAAGCAACCGCTAAAGTTCACCAGCCCTGAATTCGCCACGCAGACGGGTGGAATCTTCGACGGATTCGCCGACAACTGGTGTCAGGTCATCCCAGATGTCACTGTTGAGCGTCTTATGCCCATGGCTTTCCGATTGGAAGATGGGACGCTCGACAAGGCGGCGTGGCGGTCGTGGCGCAGGAACGAATGTGACGTAGAGATCAGTCTCGCGCTGCTGGAAGCGCTGATCACCGGCCGTTCATACGCGCTGGTGTGGAAGCCGGATGGTGTCCAGACCGAGATCACGTTCCATGACGCGTCCAGGGCTGTGGTGGAGTACGTGCCCGGTAAGCGCCGGGTGCGTGCTGCTGGCCTTGTCATCTGGGTCGAGAATGATAGGGAGCGCGCCACACTTTTCCTGCCTGACCGCGTGTATTGGTTCAGCAGAGATATCGGTCGTGCGGGTATGCCAGCACATCCGAGTGACTGGACATTTGTAAGCAGCGGTGCCGCGTGGATGCTAGAGCGCGAGATGAGCAATCCGCTCAGGTCGGTACCACTTGTGGCTTTGGAGAACCGCTCACGACTGAACGGAAAGCCCAAGAGTGAGATAGCAAGCGTGGTCCCCCTACAGGACGCGATGAACGCGCTGTGGGCGCACCTACTGACTGGGTCGGATGAGATTGCGCTGCCCGCGCGGGCTGTCCTGGGAATGCTGCGACCTACGCGCGAAATCCTTGATGCCAACGGCGAAGTTGTTGGTGAAGAGGACTTGCCTATTGGCAAGTTCAGATCTAACCGACTTTTGTGGTTGGAAAGTCCGGATGCTCGGATTGCTGAATTCAGTGCCGCCGACCTGACCAATTACACGGCTGTCATCGAAGTGGTCGTGCGACATGTTGCAGCCCAGACGCGCACTCCGCCTTCATACCTTACTGGTCAAATGGTCAACATCAGCGCGGATGCCCTTATCGCGTCTGAGGCGGGACTTGTCTCCAAGGTGGAGGAGGGGCAGCGCTTCTTCGGCGCTGGTATCCGCGAGGTCATGAGGCTAGATGCGCTGGCCGATGGCGATACAGGCCGAGCTGAAGCTTTGGCGCTCGGTTCCGTCGTGTGGCGCGATGCCCAGTTCAGGTCCGAGGCTCAGTACGCTGACGCGCTTACAAAGTACAAGGCCATCGGCGTGCCGGACGAAGCTCTGTGGGAGCGCATTCCGGGTGTCCAGCCCGACGAAATCGAGCGGTGGCTTCGCATGCGCGATGATCAAGCCGCCGCAATTGTTGGTGGTAACGTTGCGGGTCTTTTCGGTCCGGCGCCGGTTGAAGCACCCGATCCTGACACCGATTAG
- a CDS encoding phage terminase small subunit P27 family codes for MRKKPALQVVREGNPGKRPINPGVVVPPGDLVEPDWKQTFRGSDAENRRCREVASEEWRRIVPVLEYTAGIGDVDTATLKDYCICVARIDQCEREISKNGLLMQGERGWQKNGATTIVGQYRSQLARYIGELGLSPSARGRIQPPENGGSDDGDVFD; via the coding sequence ATGCGGAAGAAGCCCGCGCTACAGGTGGTGCGCGAGGGTAATCCTGGCAAGCGACCGATCAATCCTGGCGTGGTGGTACCGCCGGGTGACCTTGTTGAGCCTGACTGGAAGCAGACTTTTCGTGGGTCAGACGCAGAGAACCGGCGCTGTAGGGAAGTTGCTTCCGAGGAGTGGCGTCGAATAGTCCCTGTGCTGGAGTACACGGCGGGCATCGGGGACGTGGACACGGCCACGCTGAAGGACTACTGCATTTGCGTAGCGCGTATTGATCAGTGTGAGCGAGAGATTAGTAAGAACGGTCTTCTAATGCAGGGCGAGCGTGGGTGGCAGAAGAATGGTGCTACCACGATTGTCGGTCAGTACCGATCGCAGCTTGCCCGTTATATCGGTGAGCTAGGTCTTTCGCCTTCCGCCCGTGGGCGCATACAGCCGCCTGAGAACGGGGGATCAGATGACGGAGACGTATTCGACTGA
- a CDS encoding Acb2/Tad1 domain-containing protein, translating into MDAHDIEHRFAFRAASRQEKRDEHTSARQSCRALADHLNELLPDGREKRLAITKLEEVLFWANAALARA; encoded by the coding sequence ATGGACGCACATGACATCGAGCATCGCTTCGCTTTTCGCGCTGCCTCTAGGCAGGAGAAGCGAGACGAACACACCAGCGCACGGCAGTCATGTCGGGCACTGGCCGACCACCTGAACGAGCTACTGCCCGACGGGCGTGAGAAGCGTCTAGCGATTACCAAGCTCGAAGAGGTCTTGTTCTGGGCTAACGCTGCGCTCGCGCGGGCATGA